CATCTGATTTTATGTTTTCAAGGCAATAAAAGTTTGAAAATTAAAcccaagaaatggaagaaaaataactgaaattaagtcttgttaaaATAATGTTACAGTGCTTCAGTTAAAATGAAGGCCTTTTAAAAGTTGGCCAGACAAACTGACagtgtttttcatttctttgaaaattacATCTGGCAGTACAAGgtagttttaaaataagaaaatgaagttcTCACAACATTTCAAAATGATGAGTATAGTTGTGTACCTCCTGTTAAAGGCAATACAGGCCCAGCAAAATCAGACCACAAATTATCACTATTAAAAATGCTGATGGCAAGCTGTCCATATGAATTAGTTATGAATTATTATTTGTAAACACAGTAACTTTAGGCTACACCATCACCACCTCCTCTTTCAACAATCAAAtgctgtttcctcttctgtctggTAACTAGACATCGAGTAACACCCAGTGCCCCACCCTTTAAAAATCTTACAAAATTGTCTCCAACCAAAGGCCCCAAGGCAAAAAGATTAGCTTCTTTAGTACACTCATATGTGTACGGATCAATTTCCACAGGATTacctttacatgtaattggctgGTTTGAATTATGACCTAAGTCATACCCTTGTTCCTTCAAAAAGGACAGATTAGGATAGGAGCCTATTAATACCACCGCTGCAGATAACTTGAGGATCTTCTTCAATCCAGAGACACTCTGAAGAACACACTTCATGTCCGTCTTAAATGAAAGCACATGGTGCTCAGGAAAACTGGTATAAGCTGATGGAAGTTTAGAGTCTATAGAATATGACTGAGTACACATCATATGATAGACTTTATGATATTCAGGATAAAGCTTTTTGGGAAGTTGTTTGAAAATTAAACTTGGATCAGTTACCCGTTTCCGGAACACATGGATTATAGGAATATTATTGTTGTAAGCACACAGCACAGCATCAGCTGCAGTAAGTCCAGAACCTACAATTAAAACTGGGTCCACTTTGCCATGTAACTTTCCTTTGCTAATGGCAGCTCCAAACTCTGGCATTGAATGAAACACAAAGGGGAAATCTTCCCCTTCAACTTTCAGATAAGTAGGAGAATCCAGAGTTCCAGTTGCTAGAGCTACATTCTCAGCAAAGAGACAAAAAGGGACATGAGAGCCATCAGCTGTTCTCTGATAGCCTCTAATCTCCCAGTTTCTCTTGATAAATTTTGCTTTTTCCATTTGTAACTGTGGTGTTGAAATATCATCACTGTCCTGGTCATCATCCTCTTGATCTCTGTAAAGTCTTGATATAGAGGTTATATAAGTATTTTCTCGGAAATTCTTCTGAAGACCCATAACTTTCACATAGTGCTTGTAGTAGCGAGCTATCTCCTCTGGTGTAACTCGATCACTCTTAATGTTCCtttaagggggggaaaaaaatcaatgctGTAATTACTATAAAGAACCTCTCTATTCAATAGTTTCTAACCATGCTCCTTCTATATGGCTCTattaacaaattttcaattattctGGAGTTAggcaaatatttttcatatattattctaGCATTATGTTTTAAAAACACTCTTCAAGAAGAAAAGTCCTTCAGACAACTGTAAGCCCTAGTACCAtgacaaagcaaaacaaacaactGCCCTCTCCTTTTTTAATGACTACTAACTCCTCAAAAATAATGGAATCACACAATCTTAGACTGGATTACTTCAGAAACTCTTTCCAACTCTTAGCTACCTGATGTAtcaaattcctttaaaaagttaaagagaGAGGTCACATAACTCTACTCAGAATACAGAATCTTTTTGTTAACTCATGTCAAATAAGGTAGGTTAGTTGATGAAAGAAGTAAAACATGACTAAAAGTTATTTATATTCCAAATGCCAAAAAACTCATCAAATTTTCCAATTGAGTCATTAGTCATTAGCTGAAGATGAACTGGGTGTGAGTTAGGGCTCCAAAATATTACTATGAACTACTGTCTGCTGAAATGCTTAGGATTTTATGATTTAACATATGAATTATAATTACAGAGTTAATTCTttagatattttataaaattgaaaattatttaatgTAAACTTTTTACATTATTTACATTGAAATACAATGTAAATCCAATGAAATCTTGTTGCTATCCAAAAATGTAACAATTCCCCCTGAAATTTCATTCATAAATTTTAAGCAAAGTGCTTCAATATACAACATTCTTCTCTTGTGAAACAAAAGTACACCTTTTTATTTAATACAAacatttaaagtaaaagaaatgtTTGGTTTTCATAAAATCTCTAATTTGTAATAAGAATCTGATATTTTCATGGCATTTTAAAGGTTTGTGTGAAGCCCTTTTCATTCAATATTTAACTTGATCCTCACATCTACCCTGTGAAATgggtattatatatattattccaattttacaggtgaggaaactaaaggtCAAAAATATGTCTTACATGCTAGTGTCAAatgtaggattcaaacccaagtatCAACAGTGTTCTTTTTAACTATGTCAAataacttctttcattttttacacACTATACCCAACTATAGTAAAGAGCAATTAAATTACCTTAAAATGGTTTTATGACAGCCT
This sequence is a window from Monodelphis domestica isolate mMonDom1 chromosome 3, mMonDom1.pri, whole genome shotgun sequence. Protein-coding genes within it:
- the OSGIN2 gene encoding oxidative stress-induced growth inhibitor 2, giving the protein MPVWCCRCSLVGHFRNYNNPETEGQILNSLVQYFGDSFSRKVKAMPLVEETSLPEDSSLTLPVVIVGNGPSGICLSYMLSGYRPYLSPEAVHPNPILHSKLEEARHLSIIDQDLEYLSEGLEGRSSNPVAILLDTLLHPDADFGYDYPSVLHWKLEQHHYIPHLVLGKGPPGGAWHHMEGSMLTISFGNWMELPGLKFKDWVATKRRNIKSDRVTPEEIARYYKHYVKVMGLQKNFRENTYITSISRLYRDQEDDDQDSDDISTPQLQMEKAKFIKRNWEIRGYQRTADGSHVPFCLFAENVALATGTLDSPTYLKVEGEDFPFVFHSMPEFGAAISKGKLHGKVDPVLIVGSGLTAADAVLCAYNNNIPIIHVFRKRVTDPSLIFKQLPKKLYPEYHKVYHMMCTQSYSIDSKLPSAYTSFPEHHVLSFKTDMKCVLQSVSGLKKILKLSAAVVLIGSYPNLSFLKEQGYDLGHNSNQPITCKGNPVEIDPYTYECTKEANLFALGPLVGDNFVRFLKGGALGVTRCLVTRQKRKQHLIVERGGGDGVA